The window ctatgcaaaaatgaagcttaggataggtttcaccacacttagtaaagttatggtgggtaaagaaaGGAGGGTTTTtgggtttttgtcacctttttacgCACCATAACAActaagtattatatatatatatatatatatatatatatatatatatacgcaatgTAGGGTATATAGTTATGTATTGTTCACAATGAACTGTTTATATACAATGCAGGAATGGGCATCATGCAAAACGCTTCAGCACAAGCTTTGTGTTGGCTGCATGTGACCCCCAGTCCCTTGGCACAGttatcacgcccccatcacacactgccctataaatacacagcaggtagcagggctgtgtgagtggggagTGTGTGCAGCCTGGTCCCCCGATGGACAGTGTGAGGAGCAGAGTTATGCATAAGCTGCAGGTCCTTCAGGAATGCACAGCACAGGGGCcgcaggggggcacagcgggGCCAGGGGACATATTCCTCGCTGCGCTGGAGACTGGGGACCTGGACCTCGTCCAGCTGCTGGGGGCCAGACACGCAAACACCGTGTTCGAGGTCCGGGGGCAGGAGATGGGGTATCAGGCACAGACCAGTGCTAGGTTCGGCCTGGCAGGTACTTGGAGTATTGTTGGAGTGGAAGTGCCTTATGTGTGTCTgaagaggggtgtggggggtggaaggagggtaGTGCCGAAATAACAGAGTGAGTGATtggcagtgacagagctgtgagtGAGGGGCTCAgaacaggaatagcagagagctgTCAGGGCAGGAGGGAGATGCAGTGACAGGGCAGGAGGGAgatgcagtgacagagcagtgcgTGTGTTTGGGGGGCTCGgggctggaatagcagaggagactgtgtcagggcgggagggagatgtagtgacagagcagtgtgtgtgtgtttggggggctcGGGGCTGGATCAGCACAGGGCGCTGTGTCAGGGCGGGAGGGAGATGCAGtgacagagcggtgtgtgtgtttggggggctcAGCGCTGGATCAGCACAGGGCGCTGTgtcagggtgggagggagatgcagtgacagagcagtgtgtgtgtttggggggctcAGCGCTGGATCAGTACAGGGCGCTGTGTCAGGGCAGGAGGGAGATgtagtgacagagcagtgtgtgtgtttggggggctcAGCGCTGGATCAGCACAGGGCGCTGTgtcagggtgggagggagatgtagtgacagagcagtgtgtgtgtgtgtttggggggctcAGCGCTGGATCAGCACAGGGCGCTGTgtcagggtgggagggagatgtagtgacagagcggtgtgtgtgtgtgtttggggggctcAGCGCTGGATCAGCACAGGGCGCTGTgtcagggtgggagggagatgtagtgacagagcagtgtgtgtgtgtgtttggggggctcAGCGCTGGATCAGCACAGGGCGCTGTgtcagggtgggagggagatgtagtgacagagcggtgtgtgtttggggggctcAGCGCTGGATCAGCACAGGGCGCTGTgtcagggtgggagggagatgtagtgacagagcggtgtgtgtgtttggggggctcGGGGCTGGATCAGCACAGGGCGCTGTgtcagggtgggagggagatgtagtgacagagcggtgtgtgtgtgtgtttggggggctcGGGGCTGGATCAGCACAGGGCGCTGTgtcagggtgggagggagatgtagtgacagagcggtgtgtgtgtgtgtttggggggctcAGCGCTGGATCAGCACAGGGCGCTGTGTCAAGGTGGGAGGGAGATgtagtgacagagcagtgtgtgtgtgtgtttggggtgctCGGGGCTGGATCAGCACAGGGCGCTGGATGAATGATGAGATAAGATGGGATATTTATAGTGTAACAATATAATCTCGTGTGACTAGTGTAGCATTAGGATAACATTGCGTTGTGTGTACTCTGCAGTCTCTCTGTAAATCTGGCCTTGTCACCCTGCCCACAGCTTCAAACTACTACTGCTCCCCCAGActgtctctcagacctcactgtctctctttccctttcATACTGTCTCacggctctctttctctctagcAGATAAAGGGGGTCATTCTATAAATACGTTAAAGCCGCCGTACCGGACATTTTCCAGTGAAAATTCAACTCAATAGTCATTTTTGTCTGAAAACATCCGCTTTTATTAGAATTCCGCTTAAAGGCCctgatttactaagcagtgctagcCCGTGAGACACCTTACAGTCCGTTATGTCTCTTCcctctttttcttctctctctctctctctctctctctctccctctccctctctctctcgttctctcagtctgtctgtctctctccccacaggTCTGTGGACCCTGGAGTACACGCAGGAGctcacctcccccctgtgcatcacATGTGCCCGGGGGCACACAGAGTGTGTGCGTTACCTCCTGCATCGACGTGCAGACCCCCGCGCTGCCCCCGGGGGGCGCTCTCCCCTGCACGAGGCCTGTGCTGGGGGGCACGGGGACTGCGTCCAACTGCTCCTGGAACACGGTGCCAACCCCAACCAGCTGAGCACTGACGgggtcacacccctgcacctctgTGACACCCGCAGCTCATTACGGTACAGGCACAGTATAGGGTGTcattaaaaagcagtggtactctgcACATAAAATCCCACTTTGCTGACTGCTCTGCTCATTATCTGCCACggaattacatttgaattttctGCTCATCCACTTTCATAGataactcccccctctctcccgcagcgtcccccctctctcccgcagcgtcccccctctctccagcagggtgtccccccctctctcccgcagcgtcccccctctctcctgcaccgtcccccctctctcctgcagggtcatccccccctctctcccacagcgtcctcctctcccccctctctactgcagcgtcccccactctccccctctctcccgcagcgtccccccctctctcccgcagcatcccccctctctcccgaagcgtcccccctctctccagtagcgtccccccctttctcccctctctcccgcagcatcctccctctctcccgcagcgtcccccctctctcccgcagggtccccccctctctcctgcagggtcccccccgctctcctgcagggtccccccctctctcccgcagcatcccccctctctcccgaagCGTCCCCCCTCTCCAGTAGcgtcccccccctttctcccctctctcccgcagcatcctccctctctcccgcagcgtcccccctctctcccgcagggtccccccctctctcctgcagggtccccccctttctcccgcagggtccccccct is drawn from Ascaphus truei isolate aAscTru1 chromosome 7, aAscTru1.hap1, whole genome shotgun sequence and contains these coding sequences:
- the ASB18 gene encoding LOW QUALITY PROTEIN: ankyrin repeat and SOCS box protein 18 (The sequence of the model RefSeq protein was modified relative to this genomic sequence to represent the inferred CDS: deleted 3 bases in 3 codons), translated to MDSVRSRVMHKLQVLQECTAQGPQGGTAGPGDIFLAALETGDLDLVQLLGARHANTVFEVRGQEMGYQAQTSARFGLAGLWTLEYTQELTSPLCITCARGHTECVRYLLHRRADPRAAPGGRSPLHEACAGGHGDCVQLLLEHGANPNQLSTDGVTPLHLCDTRSSLRYRHSIGYSPGSIIIQGSHCPETAYSLSADNPTPAVPGLVTVGVLCAVQVLRCCSAAPEVIALLYNSYTDLRVCESWKVEVPDDVFQTHLSFYTTFFSLPGAVRSLQHLCRSTLRRQFGSRCHRLVPLLPVPSTVQDYLLMHSAGSLL